One genomic segment of Manis javanica isolate MJ-LG chromosome 7, MJ_LKY, whole genome shotgun sequence includes these proteins:
- the LOC108404560 gene encoding stromal cell-derived factor 1 isoform X3: MDAKVIAVLALVLAALCLSDGKPVSLSYRCPCRFFESHIARGNIKHLKILNTPNCALQIVARLKNNNRQVCIDPKLKWIQEYLEKALNKRFKM; this comes from the exons ATGGATGCCAAGGTCATCGCCGTGCTGGCGCTCGTGCTGGCTGCGCTCTGTCTCAGCGACG GGAAACCAGTCAGCCTGAGCTACAGATGTCCTTGCCGATTCTTCGAGAGCCACATTGCCAGAGGCAACATCAAGCATCTCAAAATCCTCAACACCCCGAACTGTGCCCTTCAGATCGT GGCAAGGCTGAAGAACAACAATAGACAAGTGTGCATTGACCCGAAATTGAAGTGGATTCAGGAATACCTGGAGAAAGCTTTAAACAA GAGGTTCAAGATGTGA
- the LOC108404560 gene encoding stromal cell-derived factor 1 isoform X1: MDAKVIAVLALVLAALCLSDGKPVSLSYRCPCRFFESHIARGNIKHLKILNTPNCALQIVARLKNNNRQVCIDPKLKWIQEYLEKALNKGRREEKVGIKDKIGKKKRQKKRKAAQKRKN; the protein is encoded by the exons ATGGATGCCAAGGTCATCGCCGTGCTGGCGCTCGTGCTGGCTGCGCTCTGTCTCAGCGACG GGAAACCAGTCAGCCTGAGCTACAGATGTCCTTGCCGATTCTTCGAGAGCCACATTGCCAGAGGCAACATCAAGCATCTCAAAATCCTCAACACCCCGAACTGTGCCCTTCAGATCGT GGCAAGGCTGAAGAACAACAATAGACAAGTGTGCATTGACCCGAAATTGAAGTGGATTCAGGAATACCTGGAGAAAGCTTTAAACAA GGGGCGCAGAGAAGAAAAAGTGGGGATAAAAGACAAGATAGGAAAAAAGAAGcgacagaagaagagaaaggctgcccagaaaaggaaaaactag